From a region of the Primulina eburnea isolate SZY01 chromosome 7, ASM2296580v1, whole genome shotgun sequence genome:
- the LOC140836819 gene encoding uncharacterized protein: protein MVSDQEIAKGVETVLRHSDPNAVTSLNGVVQQLEAELGMDLSHKAGFIRDQITYLLRSHPVPKDHLPPQSHLQFPNTFLPQQFLHPHFAVQQRPLQQNDVPPTGTQVQQHLDPTMLPLARGRIGAAQSAANVSEAPKGSTPVGTKRRGGPGGLNKVCGVSPELQTIVGAPALPRTEIVKQLWAYIRKHNLQDPGNKRKILCDDALRVVFETDCTDMFKMNKLLAKHIIPLDPSSQAKKSKVEDEPAKQTTDSRAPPGNISDALAKFFGTEDCQMLQSEALGRVWEYIKVNQLEDPLNTMVVHCDVKLQELLGCESISALGLQEMLIRHHFTK, encoded by the exons ATGGTGTCGGATCAAGAGATTGCCAAAGGAGTGGAGACGGTGCTTCGTCACTCCGACCCTAACGCCGTCACTTCCCTAAACGGTGTGGTGCAGCAGCTGGAAGCCGAGCTAGGGATGGACCTCTCGCACAAGGCTGGGTTTATCAGGGACCAGATTACCTACCTCCTTCGCTCTCATCCCGTGCCCAAAGACCACCTGCCTCCTCAGTCCCACCTTCAGTTCCCAAATACCTTTCTtccccagcagtttcttcatCCCCATTTCGCTGTTCAGCAACGACCGCTGCAGCAGAATGATGTTCCTCCGACTGGAACGCAAGTTCAACAACACCTTGACCCGACGATGCTGCCGTTGGCGAGGGGGAGAATAGGGGCCGCTCAGAGTGCGGCGAATGTTTCTGAAGCTCCGAAGGGAAG TACTCCAGTTGGAACCAAAAGAAGAGGTGGTCCAGGAGGTCTAAACAAAGTATGTGGTGTTTCACCTGAACTACAGACCATCGTTGGGGCGCCAGCATTACCAAGGACAGAG attgtgaaGCAACTTTGGGCATACATTAGGAAGCATAACCTTCAAGACCCTGGTAACAAGAGAAAGATCCTATGCGATGATGCATTGCGCGTGGTTTTTGAAACAGATTGCACGGATATGTTCAAGATGAATAAATTGCTTGCTAAGCATATTATTCCACTGGATCCAAGCA GTCAAGCTAAGAAATCAAAGGTTGAAGATGAGCCCGCTAAGCAGACAACTGATTCCAGGGCTCCTCCTGGGAACATATCAGATGCCCTTGCAAAATTTTTCGGAACTGAAGATTGCCAGATGCTCCAATCAGAGGCTCTGGGACGTGTCTGGGAGTACATTAAAGTTAACCAGCTGGAG GATCCTCTGAATACGATGGTGGTTCATTGTGATGTAAAGCTTCAGGAACTGTTAGGATGTGAAAGCATTTCTGCGTTGGGACTTCAGGAGATGCTCATACGTCATCATTTTACTAAATAG
- the LOC140836820 gene encoding uncharacterized protein encodes MVSVQDSHSHSNSNISARYPQTRPYYYYTPPPSSVKLNRSMGRSMRTIRSTIFLDDDQRSRNVSEILTDSVIDLRLGELAKKSTNTSKSPSSSDIDEILDVSQAFSDFSACSSDISGELQRLAIVPDPVPEPDIDFKPESEPCSGFLQRETFSTEIIDSISPEDLQPTVKLCVDGLQSSSIAVKRSAAAKLRLLAKNRADNRVLIGESGAVPALIPLLRCYDPMTQEHAVTALLNLSLHESNKTLITKSGAVKSLIYVLKTGTEISKQNAACALLSLSLIDENKVSIGACGAIPPLVALLINGSNRGKKDALTTLYKLCSVKLNKERTVSAGAVTPLLSLVGEQGTGLAEKAMVVLSSLAGIEMGREVIVEEGGIPALVEAIEDSSEKGKEFAVLTLLQLCGESVRNRGFLVREGGIPPLVALSQIGTAKAKQKAETLLGYLRESRHEASSSIP; translated from the exons ATGGTTTCTGTACAAGATTCCCACTCTCACTCCAACTCCAACATCTCTGCTCGCTACCCCCAAACGCGCCCTTACTACTACTACACTCCGCCGCCGTCCTCCGTCAAGTTGAACCGTTCCATGGGCCGTTCTATGCGGACAATCCGTTCTACTATCTTCTTAGATGATGACCAGAGATCGAGGAATGTGTCGGAGATTCTTACTGACTCGGTTATCGACCTCCGGCTAGGCGAACTTGCTAAGAAATCTACTAATACTTCCAAGAGCCCCTCCTCATCGGATATCGATGAGATTTTGGATGTCTCGCAAGCATTCAGTGATTTTTCTGCTTGTTCCAGCGACATTTCTGGGGAGCTCCAGCGCCTTGCTATCGTTCCCGACCCAGTTCCGGAACCGGACATAGACTTCAAGCCTGAATCCGAACCTTGTTCTGGGTTCTTACAGAGAGAGACTTTTTCTACGGAGATTATCGATAGTATCTCACCTGAAGACCTGCAGCCCACCGTGAAATTGTGTGTTGATGGTTTGCAATCTTCATCAATTGCTGTGAAGAGATCTGCTGCTGCTAAATTGCGATTGTTAGCGAAAAATCGGGCCGACAACCGGGTCTTGATCGGTGAATCCGGGGCAGTACCCGCTTTAATCCCGCTCCTCCGCTGTTACGACCCGATGACCCAAGAACACGCCGTCACGGCTCTTCTGAACCTCTCCCTTCACGAATCCAACAAAACATTGATCACAAAATCAGGCGCGGTCAAATCTTTAATCTATGTCTTGAAAACAGGTACCGAGATTTCCAAGCAAAACGCCGCTTGCGCTCTGTTGAGTCTGTCTTTAATAGATGAGAATAAAGTCTCAATTGGAGCTTGCGGTGCGATACCTCCGTTGGTTGCACTGCTGATAAATGGTTCAAATCGAGGCAAAAAGGACGCTCTGACCACTCTTTACAAGCTCTGTTCTGTGAAATTGAATAAAGAAAGAACAGTGAGTGCTGGGGCAGTAACCCCGTTGTTGAGTCTTGTGGGTGAACAGGGCACTGGACTAGCGGAGAAGGCCATGGTGGTGTTGAGTAGCTTGGCGGGGATTGAAATGGGTCGTGAAGTCATTGTCGAAGAAGGTGGAATCCCAGCTTTGGTGGAAGCGATTGAGGACAGCAGTGAAAAGGGGAAGGAATTTGCGGTGTTAACTTTGTTGCAGTTGTGTGGCGAGAGTGTTAGAAACAGGGGATTTCTTGTGCGAGAGGGAGGAATACCGCCTCTGGTTGCCTTGTCTCAGATCGGGACGGCGAAAGCTAAACAGAAg GCTGAAACACTTCTTGGGTACTTGAGAGAATCAAGACACGAAGCTTCTTCCTCGATTCCATAA
- the LOC140837428 gene encoding cysteine proteinase inhibitor 5-like gives MDGWQPISNLKDPKVVEIAEFAVKQHNMKINDMLRLVSVIKGESQIVNGVNYKLVISAAEVLTKMTESNYRVVVWDKPWTKERNLTSFEKIA, from the coding sequence ATGGACGGATGGCAACCAATCAGTAACCTGAAAGACCCGAAGGTGGTTGAGATCGCGGAGTTTGCAGTAAAACAACACAACATGAAGATCAATGACATGTTACGGCTTGTGTCTGTGATAAAAGGAGAAAGTCAGATAGTTAACGGTGTGAATTACAAGCTCGTCATCTCCGCCGCGGAGGTCCTCACGAAGATGACGGAGAGCAATTACCGGGTGGTTGTTTGGGATAAGCCTTGGACGAAAGAGAGAAACCTTACTTCTTTTGAGAAGATTGCTTAA